From the genome of Pseudarthrobacter sp. NIBRBAC000502772:
TGCACAGCCCGGAAGCAACTGGCCTGAACGCGCCAGCGACACCAGCGTCGTGGCGTTCAGGAGGCCCAGGGCAATGGTGAGGTACCGCGTGTACTGGGTGAGTTTGGACTGCCCGGAGGCGCCCTCCTCGTACAGCTCCTGGAACCGGGGAATGACCACCCGGAGCAGCTGCACAATGATGCTGGCCGTGATGTACGGCATGATGCCCAGCGCGAAGATGGACACCTGAAGCAAGGCACCGCCGCTGAACAGGTTGACGAGCTGATAGAGCCCGCCAGCGGTCTGACCGTTCTGCAAGCATTGCTGGACATTCTGGTAGTTCACACCAGGCGAGGGGATGAATGCACCCAAGCGGAAGATTGTGATGATTGCCAGCGTGAACAACAACTTGCGTCGCAGATCAGGCGTGCGAAAGGCCCGGCCAAATGCGCTAAGCAAGCGTCCTCCTGTGTTGTTTATGAGCGTGGTGTGATGGGGGACAATAATCCCAACAACCGAGTCTAACGGGTGGATCGGCCATGCGAATAATCCGCGAACCCGCGATTGCGGCGAACGGGCGGAAATAGTCGGCGGGCGGATGCGAAAAAAACTCCCGGCGTGCAGGGCCCTGGGGCCCTGCACGCCGGGAGTTCAAAACGGGCGTTCGCCCACCGTCTACTAGAGAGCGGTGGTGCTTCCGCCTGCTGCTGCAATCTTTTCTGCGGCGCTGGCCGAGAATGCGTGGACGGTGACGTCAACCTTGACGGTGATGTCGCCGGTGCCAAGCACCTTGACGGGCTGGTTCTTGCGAACGGCACCCTTTTCGACCAGGTTCTCCACGGTGACTGTGCCACCTTCCGGGAACAGCTCGTTGAGCTTGTCCAGGTTTACAACCTGGAACTCAACCCGGAACGGGTTCTTGAAGCCGCGCAGCTTCGGCAGGCGCATGTGCAGCGGCAACTGGCCGCCGGCAAAGCCAGCCTTGATCTGGTAGCGGGCCTTTGTACCCTTGGTACCGCGACCAGCGGTCTTACCCTTGGAACCTTCACCACGACCAACTCGGGTCTTGGCGGTCTTGGCACCCGGGGCGGGACGCAGGTGGTGAACCTTGAGTGTGTTCTGCTTCTCAGCAGTCTCTGCGGCGATCTTTTTCTCTGCCATTTACTTCGCCTCCTCTACCTTTACCAGGTGCGGAACCGTGTTGAGCATTCCAACAGTCACGGCGTCGGCGGTGCGGACAACGGTGTGTCCGATCCGCTTCAGGCCGAGGGACCGAAGGGTGTCGCGCTGGTTCTGCTTGCCGCCAATGGCGGACTTGATCTGAGTGATCTCCAACTGAAGGTCGGAGGGAATCAGGTTCTTAGCCATGGCTTAGACACCCGCCTTCTGGTTCAGGATTGCCTTCACCATTGCCGGCGGAGCAACCTCGTCCAGCGGCAGGCCGCGGCGTGCTGCCACTGCTGCCGGCTCTTCGAGCTGCTTCAGCGCAGCAACAGTCGCGTGAACGATGTTGATGGCGTTGGAGGAACCCAGCGACTTGGAAAGGATGTCGTGGATGCCCACGCACTCCAAGATGGCGCGGACCGGACCACCGGCAATAACACCGGTACCGGCGGAAGCCGGACGCAGCATTACGACGCCGGCAGCGGCCTCACCCTGAACGCGGTGCGGGATGGTGTTCCCAATGCGGGGAACGCGGAAGAAGGACTTCTTAGCCTCTTCAACGCCCTTCGCGATTGCGGCGGGAACTTCCTTTGCCTTGCCGTAGCCCACGCCGACCATGCCGTTACCGTCACCAACGACGACCAGAGCGGTGAAGCTGAAGCGACGACCACCCTTGACCACCTTGGAAACGCGGTTGATGGTGACAACGCGTTCAATGAACTGGCTCTTCTCGGCTTCGCGGCCGCCGTCACGGCCACCACGGCCGCCACGGCCGCCATCGCGACCGCCCTGGCCCTTGTCGCCACGCTCGCCACGACGAGCGCCACCACGGCGGTCATCGGCAGCAGCTGCGGGCGCAGTGGTCTCAGTGGCCGGAGCAGCTACGGCTTCAGTAGCCTTCTGATCTGCAGACACAGTGTCCTTTTCCTTGTTTGCTTCCGTCACAGTGACAGCCCACCTTCACGTGCGCCGTCAGCGACAGCAGCAATTCGGCCGTGGTACTTGTTACCACCGCGGTCGAAGACAACTGCCTCGACGCCGGCAGCCTTGGCACGAGCGGCAACGAGCTCGCCAACGCGCTTGGCCTTGGCGGTCTTGTCGCCTTCGAATGCACGAAGGTCGGCTTCCAGTGTGGAGGCGCTTGCTACGGTCAGGCCCTTGGTGTCATCGACAACCTGGACGAATACGTGGCGTGCGGAGCGGTTGACGACCAGACGAGGACGTACAGCCGTGCCGGAGATGCGCTTGCGGATACGAAGCTGGCGGCGGCTGCGCGAAGCAGACTTGCTCTTGTTCGTACGCTTCTTGTTAATTGAGATGGCCATGGTTACTTACCAGCCTTTCCGACCTTGCGGCGGATGACTTCGCCTGCGTAGCGGATGCCCTTGCCCTTGTAGGGGTCCGGCTTCCGCAGCTTGCGAATGTTGGCAGCAACCTCGCCGACCTGCTGCTTGTTGATACCTGAAACAGAGAGCTTGGTCGGGGTCTCAACTGCAAAGGTGATGCCGTCCGGTGCGGTGACATTTACCGGGTGGCTGTAGCCGAGAGCGAACTCAAGGTCAGATCCCTTGGCCTGAACGCGGTAACCAGTACCAACGATTTCAAGCTTCTTCTCGTAGCCCTTGGTAACGCCCTCGATCATGTTGGAGATCAGGGTGCGGGTCAGGCCGTGGAGTGAACGGGAGGCGCGCTCGTCGTTCGGGCGGGCGACAGTCAGGGTCTCTGCTTCCAGGGAAACCTCGATCGGGCTGGCCACAGTGTGGTTCAGCTCGCCTTTGGCACCCTTGACGCTGACGACAGAGCCGTCAACCTTGACCTCAACGCCGGCAGGAACGGTGATGGGGAGACGTCCAATACGTGACATTATTCTCTTCCTTTCCCGTTACCAGACGTAGGCGAGGACTTCGCCGCCCACGCCCTTCTTGCCGGCTTGCTTATCAGTCAAGAGGCCGGAAGAGGTGGACAGGATTGCGACACCCAGGCCACCGAGCACGTGCGGGAGGTTGGTGGACTTTGCGTAAACACGCAGGCCCGGCTTGGAAATACGGCGAACGCCAGCGATTGAACGCTCGCGGTTCGGTCCGAACTTAAGGTCCAGGGTCAGCTTCTTGCCAACCTCTGCGTCTTCTTCTTTCCAGGAGGCGATGTAACCTTCAGCCTTCAGGATGTCGGCAACGCGTGCCTTGAGCTTGCTGTACGGCATGGACACGGAATCGTGGTACGCCGAGTTTGCATTGCGCAGACGCGTAAGCATGTCTGCGACCGGATCAGTCATTGTCATTTGGGCTCTTGCCCTTCCTCATAACGGTTTCCTCGCTGCCGCGTAAAGCTTCAGCGAAGGACCTGTTACGTAGTTAGATTAGTCTTCGGCCTTGAACGGGAAACCGAGTGCCTTAAGCAGCGCGCGGCCTTCGTCGTTGGTCTTGGCGGTGGTTACAACCGTGATGTCCATGCCGCGTACGCGGTCGATGGAATCCTGGTCGATTTCGTGGAACATAACCTGCTCGGTCAGACCGAAGGTGTAGTTGCCGTTGCCGTCGAACTGCTTGCCACTGAGGCCGCGGAAGTCGCGGATACGGGGCAGAGCCAGCGTGACCAGACGATCCAGGAATTCCCACATGCGGTCTCCACGCAGAGTTGCGTGTGCGCCGATGGGCATGCCTTCGCGCAGCTTGAACTGTGCGATCGACTTGCGGGCCTTGGTTACCTGCGGCTTCTGGCCGGTAATCAGGGTCAGATCGCGGACAGCGCCGTCGATCAGCTTGGAGTCCTTAGCGGCATCTCCAACACCCATGTTCACAACGACCTTCACCAGGCGGGGAACCTGGTTGACGTTGGTGTACTTGAATTCCTCAACGAGCGTGCTCTTGATGGAATCGGCATACTTGGTCTTCAGACGAGGAACGATCTTCGTTGCCGGAGTCTCGAGAGTCTCAGTCATTAGATGTCCTTCCCGGAGCTCTTAGCCACGCGGACACGCACGTCGCGCTTCACGCCATTGCGCTCAACGGTCTCGGTGCGGAAACCGACGCGGGTGGGCTTCTTGGTGGACGGGTCAACCAGAGCCACGTTGGAGATGTGGACCGAAGCTTCTACGACCTCGATGCCACCAGTCTTGGTGCCGCGCTGCGACTGACCGGCCTTGGTGTGCTTGGTTACGCGGTTAATGCCTTCAACCAACACGCGGTTGGTCTCGGGGAATACGCGCAGAACCTTGCCCTGCTTGCCTTTGTCGCCGCCGCGCTCAGCCTTGGCGCCAGTGATGACCTGAACCAGGTCACCCTTTTTGATCTTAGCCATGGACTAGAGCACCTCCGGAGCCAGAGAAACGATCTTCATGAACTTCTTGTCACGAAGTTCACGACCAACCGGTCCGAAGATACGGGTACCGCGGGGGTCACCGTCAGCCTTCAGGATCACAGCTGCGTTCTCGTCAAACTTGATGTAGGAACCATCCGCACGGCGGCGTTCCTTCTTGGTACGGACGATGACTGCCTTAACAACATCGCCCTTCTTTACGTTGCCGCCCGGAATTGCATCCTTGACGGTAGCGACGATGACGTCGCCAATGCCTGCGTAGCGACGGCCAGATCCACCGAGAACGCGAATGGTAAGGATTTCCTTAGCACCCGTGTTGTCGGCGACCTTGAGTCGCGACTCCTGCTGAATCACTATTTACTCCTTGCGTCGCGCCGGTTCTCAGACCGAAAATCTTTCAACGGAATGAGCCTTGCGGAACGGTTGATCGGGGTGTCTCTTGACCTGCCTGGATTTTGCCAGACCAGGCCTAAACTCCCGTGCCAAAAACATTTGCTTCCCAGGCGGATCCGGACAGGTCCGAAGCGCTAGGGGGCACTATGCCGTGGCACGATTGTTTACGAGGTTGATGACGGCGCACAGAGGGCGCCATACAAACTCAATATCCTAGCACAGTTGGGGCCATCTCCCATATCACACGGCGGCATCCAGAGCACAACCATTGGACACCAGGAAGCGCTGCAGTGCCGGCAACGCACGACGGCGTCACGCACGGCTCGCCTTCGGCCCACCGGCGGTGCCGTTCCCCGGAAACCCGGCCTCCCGCCGTCGGCCGTCCCCCAAAAAGCCTGCTCCGCGTGACACACCCGGCCAGCCCACCCGCCGGGAAATGCGGAAACCCCCGCTCCCAAAAGGGAACGGGGGTTTCCGGTGCAGTACCTGCAAGCAGGCTGCGGGGTGTTACTTGGCCTTTTCGAGGATCTCGACCAGACGCCACCGCTTGGTAGCGGACAGCGGGCGGGTCTCGGCGAGGAGAACGAGGTCGCCGATGCCGGCGCTGTTCTCTTCGTCGTGAGCCTTGATCTTCGTGTTGCGGCGGATGACTTTGCCGTACAAAGCGTGCTTTACGCGGTCTTCTACCTGGACAACGATGGTCTTTTCCATCTTGTCCGAGACTACGTAGCCACGCTTCGTCTTACGGTCACCGCGTTCGCCAGCCGTAGCTGCTGCGGAAACAGTTTCCGTCACGTTCTCGTCCTTTTCACTCACTTGGCATCCTCCTCGGCCTCAACCGTTTCAGCCGTTTCGGCCTTCTTGGTTGCAGCCTTCTTGGACTTCTTCTCTTCCTTGGCTTCCACAACCGGTGCGGCAACCTCGGCACGAATGCCCAGCTCGCGCTCACGGAGAACGGTGTAGATGCGTGCGATGTCCTTCTTTACCGCGCGCAGACGACCGTGGTTCTCCAGCTGACCGGTGGCGGACTGGAAACGCAGGTTGAACAGCTCTTCCTTAGCCTTCCGGAGTTCTTCAACGAGGCGCTCGTTGTCGAACGTGTCCAGCTGTGCAGATGCAAGTTCCTTGGATCCTACTGCCATTTCTATTCACCACCTTCGCGACGCAAAATGCGTGCCTTCAACGGGAGCTTGTGGATTGCCAGGCGCAGGGCCTCGCGAGCTACCGATTCCTCGACGCCGGAGATCTCAAAGAGAACCCGGCCCGGCTTGACGTTTGAGACCCACCATTCCGGCGAACCCTTACCGGAACCCATGCGGGTTTCGGCCGGCTTCTTGGTGATCGGACGGTCCGGGTAAATGTTGATCCAGACCTTACCGCCACGCTTGATGTGGCGGGTCATCGCGATACGGGCAGACTCGATCTGACGGTTGGTGACGTATGCCGGGCTCAGAGCCTGGATACCCCACTCACCGAAGGAGACCTTGGTGCCGCCCGTAGCAGCGCCGGAACGACCCGGGTGGTGCTGCTTACGGTGCTTGACTCGACGTGGGATAAGCATTTAAGCCTGTCCTCCTTCTACTGCAGCAGGTGCAGCCTCAACTGCCGGAGCCTCGGCAGCCGGAGCTGCCTCTGCTGCCGGACGGTCGGTACGACGGCGGCGGTCACCACGGTCAGCGCCGCCGGCGCCACCCGGGCGGCCCGGACGGTCGCTGGGACCGCGGCCGCGGGACGGAGCAGCAGCTGCCTGCTGAGCCAGTTCCTTCGCGGTGACGTCACCCTTGTAGATCCAGACCTTCACGCCGATGCGGCCGAAGGTGGTCTTGGCCTCGTAGAAGCCGTAGTCGATGTTCGCACGGAGGGTGTGCAGGGGCACACGGCCTTCGCGGTAGAACTCCGAGCGGGACATTTCTGCGCCACCCAGTCGACCGGAGCAGGCGATACGGATGCCCTTGGCACCTGCACGCTGAGCGGACTGCATGGCCTTCTTCATCGCACGGCGGAAAGCCACGCGGGAAGTCAGCTGCTCAGCAACGCCCTGGGCAACAAGCTGTGCTTCCATCTCGGGGTTCTTGACCTCGAGGATGTTCAGCTGGACCTGCTTGCCCGTCAGCTTCTCAAGCTCGCCGCGGATGCGGTCTGCTTCAGCGCCGCGGCGGCCGATAACGATACCGGGACGTGCCGTGTGGATATCCACGCGGACACGGTCACGGGTGCGCTCGATCTCGACCTTGGCGATACCGGCGCGCTCCATGCCAACTGACATGAGCTGGCGGATACGGATGTCTTCGCGAACGAAGTCCTTGTACCGCTGTCCGGGCTTGGTGCTGTCAGCGAACCAGTGCGATACGTGATCGGTGGTGATGCCGAGTCGGAACCCGTGCGGGTTAACTTTCTGTCCCACTTAGCGAGCCTCCTCTTTCTCAGGTGTAGCGACTACCACAGTGATGTGGCTGGTGCGCTTCTTGATCTGAAATGCACGACCCTGAGCACGCGGCTGGAACCGCTTCATGGTCGGGCCTTCATCAACGAACATTTCGCTGATGATGAGGTCGCTTTCGTCAAACGAAACACCGTCGCGGTCCGCGAGGGACCGGGCGTTTGCGATTGCCGACTGTACTACCTTGAATACCGGCTCCGAAGCTGCCTGGGGGGCAAACTTCAGAATTGCCAGAGCCTCATTCGCTTGCTTACCACGAACAAGGTTGACGACGCGCCGGGCCTTCATAGGCGTTACGCGGATGTGACGCGCAATTGCCTTGGCTTCCATTGCTTTCCTTCTCTCGTCTTTGACGTAAGTGCAGGCGCCTAGCGGCGCTTGCCCTTACGGTCGTCCTTGACATGGCCGCGGAATGTCCGCGTGGGAGCGAATTCGCCGAGCTTGTGCCCGACCATCGACTCAGTGACAAACACCGGAATGTGCTTGCGTCCGTCGTGTACGGCGATCGTGTGCCCAAGCATGTTGGGGATGATCATCGAACGGCGGGACCAGGTCTTGATGACGTTCTTGGTGCCCTTTTCGTTTTCCCTGTCCACCTTTACAAAGAGGTGCTGGTCAACGAAAGGACCTTTTTTCAGGCTGCGTGGCATGTGTCCAGGCTCCTATCGCTTGTTCTTGCCAGTACGACGGCGACGAACAATAAGCTTGTCGCTCTCTTTGTTGGGACGCCGGGTGCGGCCTTCCCGCTTACCGTTCGGGTTGACGGGGTGACGTCCACCGGACGTCTTACCCTCGCCACCACCGTGCGGGTGGTCAACCGGGTTCATAGCGACACCACGGACGGTCGGGCGAACGCCCTTCCAGCGCATGCGGCCGGCCTTACCCCAGTTGATGTTCGACTGCTCGGCGTTGCCGACCTCGCCGACGGTTGCGCGGCAGCGCACGTCAACGTTGCGGATTTCGCCGGAAGGCAGACGCAGCTGGGCGAAGCGGCCTTCCTTTGCTACAAGCTGGATCGATGCGCCGGCGGAGCGGCCCATCTTGGCGCCGCCACCCGGACGCAGTTCAACTGCGTGGATTACGGTACCAACCGGGATGTTGAGCAGCGGCAGGTTGTTACCGGGCTTGATGTCAGCACCGGAACCTGCCTCAACGACGTCACCCTGGGAGAGCTTGTTCGGGGCGATGATGTAACGCTTGGTGCCATCAACGTAGTGCAGGAGGGCGATGCGAGCCGTACGGTTCGGATCGTACTCGATTTCGGCAACGCGGGCGTTGACGCCGTCTTTGTCGTGGCGACGGAAGTCGATCAGACGGTACTGGCGCTTGTGGCCACCACCCTTGTGACGGGTCGTGATCTTACCGGAGTTGTTACGGCCGCCCTTTTTGGGCAGCGGACGTACCAACGACTTTTCCGGCGTCGACCGCGTGATTTCGGTGAAGTCCGCTACGCTCGAGCCACGACGGCCCGGGGTAGTCGGCTTGTACTTACGGATTCCCATAATTTATTTCCTCGTTAAAGTGGTCTCCGCTACGAGAGCGGACCGCCGAAGATGTCGATGGTGCCTTCTTTGAGGCTCACAATTGCACGCTTGGTGTTCTTGCGGGTACCCCATCCGAATTTGGTGCGCTTGCGCTTACCGGCACGGTTGATGGTGTTGATCGATTCGACCTTGACGGAGAAAATCTTCTCCACGGCCAGCTTGATCTCGGTCTTGTTCGAGCGGGGGTCCACCAGGAAGGTGTACTTGCCCTCATCGATCAGGCCGTAGCTTTTTTCCGATACGACGGGTGCAAGCACGACGTCGCGCGGGTCTTTGATGGTGGCTGCACTCACTTGGCATCCTCCTCGTTCTTTGCTACTGTCCGGTCAGCAACGAATGCTTCGTAGGCAGCCTTGGTGAAGACAACGTCGTCAGAGACGAGTACGTCGTAGGTGTTCAGCTGGTCTGCGTACAGAACGTGAACACCGGCGAGGTTGCGCACGGAAAGTGCTGCAACATCGTTGGCGCGCTCGATGACAACCAGCAGGTTCTTGCGCTCGGAAACTCCGCGCAGCGTTGCCAGTGCGTTCTTGACGGACGGCTTGGTGCCCTCCACCAGTTCAGCAACAACGTGGATGCGTCCGTTGCGTGCCCGGTCAGAGAGTGCGCCGCGCAGTGCAGCAGCAATCATCTTCTTGGGGGTGCGCTGGCTGTAGTCACGCGGTGTGGGACCGTGGACTACGCCACCACCGGTCATGTGAGGAGCACGGATTGAACCCTGACGGGCGCGGCCGGTGCCCTTCTGCTTGAACGGCTTGCGACCTGCACCGGAAACTTCGGCGCGGGTCTTGGTTTTGTGGGTACCCTGGCGAGCAGCAGCGAGCTGGGCTACGACGACCTGGTGCAGCAGCGGCACGTTGGTCTGAACGTCGAAGATCTCTGCAGGCAGGTCAACCTTGACAGTGCTAGTCATTGAACTAGGCTCCCTTCACGGCGGTGCGTACGAGTACGACCTGGCCGCGGGCGCCGGGGACGGCACCCTTGATCAGGAGCAGCGACTTCTCGACGTCAACTGCGTGAACCGTGAGGTTCAGCGTGGTGTGACGAACGGCGCCCATGCGGCCGGCCATTTTCATGCCCTTGAAGACGCGGCTC
Proteins encoded in this window:
- the rplO gene encoding 50S ribosomal protein L15, which translates into the protein MAEKKIAAETAEKQNTLKVHHLRPAPGAKTAKTRVGRGEGSKGKTAGRGTKGTKARYQIKAGFAGGQLPLHMRLPKLRGFKNPFRVEFQVVNLDKLNELFPEGGTVTVENLVEKGAVRKNQPVKVLGTGDITVKVDVTVHAFSASAAEKIAAAGGSTTAL
- the rpmD gene encoding 50S ribosomal protein L30; this translates as MAKNLIPSDLQLEITQIKSAIGGKQNQRDTLRSLGLKRIGHTVVRTADAVTVGMLNTVPHLVKVEEAK
- the rpsE gene encoding 30S ribosomal protein S5 — its product is MTEANKEKDTVSADQKATEAVAAPATETTAPAAAADDRRGGARRGERGDKGQGGRDGGRGGRGGRDGGREAEKSQFIERVVTINRVSKVVKGGRRFSFTALVVVGDGNGMVGVGYGKAKEVPAAIAKGVEEAKKSFFRVPRIGNTIPHRVQGEAAAGVVMLRPASAGTGVIAGGPVRAILECVGIHDILSKSLGSSNAINIVHATVAALKQLEEPAAVAARRGLPLDEVAPPAMVKAILNQKAGV
- the rplR gene encoding 50S ribosomal protein L18, which produces MAISINKKRTNKSKSASRSRRQLRIRKRISGTAVRPRLVVNRSARHVFVQVVDDTKGLTVASASTLEADLRAFEGDKTAKAKRVGELVAARAKAAGVEAVVFDRGGNKYHGRIAAVADGAREGGLSL
- the rplF gene encoding 50S ribosomal protein L6, yielding MSRIGRLPITVPAGVEVKVDGSVVSVKGAKGELNHTVASPIEVSLEAETLTVARPNDERASRSLHGLTRTLISNMIEGVTKGYEKKLEIVGTGYRVQAKGSDLEFALGYSHPVNVTAPDGITFAVETPTKLSVSGINKQQVGEVAANIRKLRKPDPYKGKGIRYAGEVIRRKVGKAGK
- the rpsH gene encoding 30S ribosomal protein S8; the encoded protein is MTMTDPVADMLTRLRNANSAYHDSVSMPYSKLKARVADILKAEGYIASWKEEDAEVGKKLTLDLKFGPNRERSIAGVRRISKPGLRVYAKSTNLPHVLGGLGVAILSTSSGLLTDKQAGKKGVGGEVLAYVW
- the rplE gene encoding 50S ribosomal protein L5, translated to MTETLETPATKIVPRLKTKYADSIKSTLVEEFKYTNVNQVPRLVKVVVNMGVGDAAKDSKLIDGAVRDLTLITGQKPQVTKARKSIAQFKLREGMPIGAHATLRGDRMWEFLDRLVTLALPRIRDFRGLSGKQFDGNGNYTFGLTEQVMFHEIDQDSIDRVRGMDITVVTTAKTNDEGRALLKALGFPFKAED
- the rplX gene encoding 50S ribosomal protein L24, giving the protein MAKIKKGDLVQVITGAKAERGGDKGKQGKVLRVFPETNRVLVEGINRVTKHTKAGQSQRGTKTGGIEVVEASVHISNVALVDPSTKKPTRVGFRTETVERNGVKRDVRVRVAKSSGKDI
- the rplN gene encoding 50S ribosomal protein L14, whose amino-acid sequence is MIQQESRLKVADNTGAKEILTIRVLGGSGRRYAGIGDVIVATVKDAIPGGNVKKGDVVKAVIVRTKKERRRADGSYIKFDENAAVILKADGDPRGTRIFGPVGRELRDKKFMKIVSLAPEVL
- the rpsQ gene encoding 30S ribosomal protein S17 yields the protein MSEKDENVTETVSAAATAGERGDRKTKRGYVVSDKMEKTIVVQVEDRVKHALYGKVIRRNTKIKAHDEENSAGIGDLVLLAETRPLSATKRWRLVEILEKAK
- the rpmC gene encoding 50S ribosomal protein L29 — encoded protein: MAVGSKELASAQLDTFDNERLVEELRKAKEELFNLRFQSATGQLENHGRLRAVKKDIARIYTVLRERELGIRAEVAAPVVEAKEEKKSKKAATKKAETAETVEAEEDAK
- the rplP gene encoding 50S ribosomal protein L16; amino-acid sequence: MLIPRRVKHRKQHHPGRSGAATGGTKVSFGEWGIQALSPAYVTNRQIESARIAMTRHIKRGGKVWINIYPDRPITKKPAETRMGSGKGSPEWWVSNVKPGRVLFEISGVEESVAREALRLAIHKLPLKARILRREGGE
- the rpsC gene encoding 30S ribosomal protein S3; the encoded protein is MGQKVNPHGFRLGITTDHVSHWFADSTKPGQRYKDFVREDIRIRQLMSVGMERAGIAKVEIERTRDRVRVDIHTARPGIVIGRRGAEADRIRGELEKLTGKQVQLNILEVKNPEMEAQLVAQGVAEQLTSRVAFRRAMKKAMQSAQRAGAKGIRIACSGRLGGAEMSRSEFYREGRVPLHTLRANIDYGFYEAKTTFGRIGVKVWIYKGDVTAKELAQQAAAAPSRGRGPSDRPGRPGGAGGADRGDRRRRTDRPAAEAAPAAEAPAVEAAPAAVEGGQA
- the rplV gene encoding 50S ribosomal protein L22, translating into MEAKAIARHIRVTPMKARRVVNLVRGKQANEALAILKFAPQAASEPVFKVVQSAIANARSLADRDGVSFDESDLIISEMFVDEGPTMKRFQPRAQGRAFQIKKRTSHITVVVATPEKEEAR
- the rpsS gene encoding 30S ribosomal protein S19; protein product: MPRSLKKGPFVDQHLFVKVDRENEKGTKNVIKTWSRRSMIIPNMLGHTIAVHDGRKHIPVFVTESMVGHKLGEFAPTRTFRGHVKDDRKGKRR
- the rplB gene encoding 50S ribosomal protein L2 — encoded protein: MGIRKYKPTTPGRRGSSVADFTEITRSTPEKSLVRPLPKKGGRNNSGKITTRHKGGGHKRQYRLIDFRRHDKDGVNARVAEIEYDPNRTARIALLHYVDGTKRYIIAPNKLSQGDVVEAGSGADIKPGNNLPLLNIPVGTVIHAVELRPGGGAKMGRSAGASIQLVAKEGRFAQLRLPSGEIRNVDVRCRATVGEVGNAEQSNINWGKAGRMRWKGVRPTVRGVAMNPVDHPHGGGEGKTSGGRHPVNPNGKREGRTRRPNKESDKLIVRRRRTGKNKR
- the rplW gene encoding 50S ribosomal protein L23, with translation MSAATIKDPRDVVLAPVVSEKSYGLIDEGKYTFLVDPRSNKTEIKLAVEKIFSVKVESINTINRAGKRKRTKFGWGTRKNTKRAIVSLKEGTIDIFGGPLS
- the rplD gene encoding 50S ribosomal protein L4; the encoded protein is MTSTVKVDLPAEIFDVQTNVPLLHQVVVAQLAAARQGTHKTKTRAEVSGAGRKPFKQKGTGRARQGSIRAPHMTGGGVVHGPTPRDYSQRTPKKMIAAALRGALSDRARNGRIHVVAELVEGTKPSVKNALATLRGVSERKNLLVVIERANDVAALSVRNLAGVHVLYADQLNTYDVLVSDDVVFTKAAYEAFVADRTVAKNEEDAK